The stretch of DNA GGCTTCGGCGGAGCGCGCGTCCCGGGAGCGGAGCGAACCGCTCCCGCTCTGAGCCCCGAGCGCCTTGATCTCCGGGGGCGCCATGTTACTTGCCGAAGATGGTTTCCCGGGAATTGTATACACCCCGCTGCCTGCAGACGCGGCGGCAAGGGCAGCCGCTTGTTCCGCTCGCTTCTCTTTGAAGTACTCATAATTGCCCGGGAAGACGGAGAGACTTCCGTCCTCAAGGGCCCAGATGCTGCGGAAGCAGCGGTTGATGAAATAGCGGTCATGTGACACCGCAAGCACAGTACCGGGAAATTCCTCCAGCGCCTCTTCCAGCGCTTCCCTGGAGTCGATGTCAAGATGGTTGGTCGGCTCGTCGAGGATAAGCAGGTTAGGCCGCCGGTGCATGAGCACGGCGAAACGCAGCCGGGTCCATTCTCCGCCGGACAGTCCAGCGACGCTTTTGAACACATCGCTGCCGTAGAAAAGGAACCTTGCCAGCTGCCCGCGCGCTTCGCCTTCCTCCATGCCGGCCTGTTCGCGGAAATACTTCAGCACGGATTGGCCGGCATCCTCCGGCACGGCTTCCTGGGCAAGGTAGCCGACCGCTGTCCGCGAGCCAAGCACGCAGCTTCCCTCGTCGGGCTGTTCAAGCCCGAGTATGATGCGCAGCAGCGTGCTTTTGCCCGCGCCGTTGCCGCCGATCAGCGCGGCCGTCTCGCCGTAGCGCAGTACGCCACCCGCCTCCGTGAACAGCGTACGCTGTCCGAAGCGCTTGCCGACGCTGTCAAGCACAAGCACCCGGTTGCCCGAGCGGTCCTGCTGCTCAAGCTGCAAATCCATTGCTTTACGCTCCAGGATCGGCCGCTTGATCTTGACCATCCGGTCCAAGGCCTTTTGCATCGACGCGGCCCGGCGGTGAAAGGAAGGGTTGGGCGGATTGGCGTTATTGCCCCATTCGATCAGCCGTTTGATGCTTTCCTGCATTTTTTTAATTTTTTTCTGCTGCTCCTGGTAATCGGCGAACTGCTGGAGCAGTCTTGCTTCTTTCTCGGCCTGATAGCCGGTGTAGTCGGTATGATAGGTGATGGCCTCGCCGTCTTCGATCTCGACGATCTTCGTGACGACGGCGTCGAGGAAATAGCGGTCGTGAGATATGGCGACCACCGTGCCGTCATAGTCTCTCAGGAACTGCTCCAGCCATTCGATGGCGGACATATCCAGATGGTTCGTCGGCTCGTCGAGCAGCAGCACATCTGGCCGAAGCAGCAGCAGTGCCGCCAGCCCGACCTTCGTCTTCTCCCCGCCGGAGAGGGAAGAGAAGGCGCGCTCAAACTGTTCGCCGCCGATCCCAAGACCCGAGGACACTCGCTGGATATCGGATTCAATTTCATAGCCTCCGGCCGCTTCGAATTTCTCCTGCAGCGAGCCGTACTCGCGCAGCAGCGCACTCATCCGCGCTTCGCTGTCAGCGCCGGGGCCCGACATCTCCCGCTCAAGCTCCCGCAGCCGCCGCTGCCACGCCAGCGGCTCGGCAAAGCTGCGCTGCAGGACCGCGTACACCGTATCCTCGCCGCCTTCCTGAATTTGGGCCAGCAGCCCGACGACGCTGCCTTTACGAATGGCGATTTGTCCCGAGTCGGGTGCTTCTTCGCCGCTCAGAAGGCGGAACAAGGTCGTTTTGCCAGAGCCGTTGCGGCCGATGAGGCCGACCTTTTCGCCCTGGCGGACAGCAAATGAGATATCGCTCAGCACAAGCTGGGCGCCATGGTATTTTTGCACATTTTGACATTGAATAATCATAGGGATTCTCCTTTAACAGCTTCAGCGGCCCGGAAAGCCGCAAGCCGGTAAATAATCAAAGGAAACGCCCCTGCCATCTCGCATGGAAGGACAACATAAAAAGACCGCAGGGAAACGTTCCCCGCGGCCTTGTTCGTCCGTGTCCGGTTTAAGGTTGACGGTTGGAAGGCAGGAAAGACATTTCTGGGTAGTCGGGCGTTATGATTTTGGCAAAAAAGGACAGACCTCTCCCGCTAACACCAAAAGCATGAACGATGCCCGCCATTGCGATAGGCAAACGGCCGACCATGTTACCCAGACCCTCATAATTCATCTTTCCTCACCTCCCTCTTAACAAAGTTACATTCATCTTAAATAAAAAATTTACAATTATCAAGCGTAATTTTCCGAAAAAAGCCAAGAGTGATCCGTTCACGCTTCCGATTACTTGCATACCCATCGTTGTTCTTCGATATGAATGTGGTATGGGCGGCCAAGACGCCCCATCTCAGCAATCAGAAGGAGGAAGGCACATGGCTTTTTTCGATGGTTTGCTCGGCAATGCGTCTCAAGTGGATCTTAATGCGGCCCGCAAAGAATACGGAAAAATTTTGGCTCCAGGGGAACAAATCGAACGGGCGTACCGGCTGATCCGCGACATGTTCATTTTTACGGACAAACGGCTCATACTGATCGATAAGCAGGGCATGACCGGCAAAAAAATCGCATACCACTCCATCCCCTACAAAAGCATTACGCATTATTCCGTGGAGACGGCGGGACACTTTGATCTCGATGCGGAACTGTGCCTTTTCGTGTCCGGCAGTACGATGCCGCTCAAAAAAACGTTTAACAAGAGCGTGAAAATTTATGAGGTGCAGGCGGTGCTTTCCCAGTATATTTTGAAGCCGTAAAAAAACGGCCGCGATATCCCTTTGCAGGGCCGCAAACCGTTGTCGTGCCGTTATACCCAAAACCGGAGAATAAATCCTCCATAGATAAAAGCGGCCAGAATGACGAGAGCAGGGTGGATCTTGCGCCGTTCCATCGCCCAAAAGGAGATCGCTGCAATAATCAGAGTCTGCCAAATGCCTACGGAAGCCAGCGGCCCTTTGCTCATCTGCCAGGTCAGAACGACCATCATAATAGCGATGACCGGCTGAACCAGCAGCGTCATGCCTTTGACGACCGAGGACTGCCGGTATTTCTGAAGCAGACGGATCATAGCAATCAGGGCGGCGGCGGAAGGCAGCACGGTGGCCAGAAGCGCCAGAATCGCTCCAACCCAGCCGTAGATTTCAAAGCCGACATAAGCCGCCACTTTGGTAGCGATCGGTCCGGGGAGCGCGTTGCCCAGCGCCAGCATGTTGGTAAATTCCGAATTGGTCAACCAATGATAATGGGGCACGATTTCTGTATACATCAGCGGGATGGAGGAAGGGCCGCCGCCGTATCCCAGCAGATTAGCGATAAAAAATCCAATAATCAGATCAAGCCATTCCATCTAAGGCGTTCCTCCCTTTCGTTCCTGCTTGCGGCGGAGATTGGCCACAGCCCGGTAATGCACCGCGCCGTAAGCGAGAAACAGCACGATGACGATGGCCGGATGAACGTGCAGCACCTCAAGCAGCAGCAGGGCAAGCAGCATAAAGGCGGCGCCGGCTGCAATGCCGAGCCCCTTGACGGCCTTTTTCGCAAATTCGTAAGCCATAACGCCGAGCATGACGGCGATAACCGGCGAGACAGCGGCAATCATTCCCTTGACGACCTTGGAGCCAGCCAGGTAATTGACGGCGGACAGCAGCAGGATCATGGCAAGAACGCTGGGCAAAATATGCGCAACTACGGCGAAGAACGCTCCCAGGCCCCCTGCTCGCTTGTATCCTAAATAAGCGGCCATTTTGGTGGCAATCGGTCCGGGAAGGGCGTTGGCCAGCGCCAGCGTTTCCCCAAATTCTTCGTCGCTGATCCAGCGGTAGCGGATAACCGCGTCGTGGCGGATTAGCGGGATTACCGAGGGGCCCCCTCCATAGCCGAGAATTCCGGTGCGGACCATTGAGACTCCAAGCTCTATATAGTCTTTGTTCATTGGTTTCAAACCGTTTCCTCCTTAATGTTGTCAAAAGTTCATTATATACAAACCGTATGAATACCCCCACATTATATTTCTTTTTGCATCCCCCGAGTGATAACTTTGTGCATGGCTCACAAATCAGGCGTGCAGCATTAGCGTTCTGTGCGCTTCCGGTTGACTTCAAGCAGCCGTGTAATGTTAAATGACATTAATTCATTCGACTAATGCTTACGATGCCAGTTTTGCCGAAGATCATTCAGGAAGTAAACTCACTTAGCAAAACTTTTAGGAGGATCAAAATGATAAAACGACCGGTGACTGGCACGAAAACGATGGTGGTCAGCCCGCACTATCTGGCGTCCGCCGCGGGAGCGCGGATTCTTCAAAAGGGCGGGAACGCTTTTGACGCTGCGGTGGCCGTCAGTTCGGCGCTGGCGGTCGTCTACCCGCATATGACGGGTCTTGGAGGCGACGCGTTCTGGCTGACATACAGCGCCGATGAAGGCCGCGTTCAGGTATACAACGGCAGCGGCCGTTCGGGCTACGGGGTGCATCGGGGCCGGTACGCCGGAGAGGCCGCGATCCCGCGAAGAGGCGTGCGCAGCGCGGTTACGGTGCCCGGCATGGCGGACAGCTGGGATGCGGTCCTGAGCCGGTACGGCCGCCTGCCGCTGGCGGAGGTGCTGGAGGCCGCAATCGATTATGCGGCCGGGGGCTTTCCGATGTCGCCGGACCAGCACGGCAACACCATACTTGCCGGCGCTGCGCTGTCTCCCGAAGCGGCGGCCATCTATATGCCGGGCGGACGGATTCCAAGGCCCGGGGAGAAGTTCGTGCAGAAGGAATTGGCTCGCACGCTATCTATTCTGGCCTCCGGGGGGCGTGACGCCTTCTATAAAGGAGAAATCGCCAAGGCCATCTGCGACGGCATGGCAGAGTCAGGCGGATATTTGATCCGCGAGGATTTTGCCGACCATCAGGGCAGCTGGTGCGATCCGATCTCAACGGATTATCACGGGTACACCGTTTTTCAGGCTCCGCCTAATTCGCAGGGATTCGCAGGGCTGATGGCGCTGAATATATTGGAGCGCTTTAACTTCGCAGGAATCCCGCACGGTTCTTATGAATATTATCATCTGCTTGTTGAGGCGATAAAAGCCAGCTTCCGCGACCGCGACGCGGTGCTAACCGATCCGGAATTCAATGAGATTCCGCTGGACCGGCTGCTGGATAAGACTTACGCTGCAGAGCTTGCAGCGTCTATTTCGCCCAGCAGGGCGGCCGATCTGGCTAGTGAGCCGACCGGCCGGGACACAGCCTACGCGGCAGTCGTGGATGCGGAAGGCAATGCGGTTTCCTTCATTCAGAGCCTGTATTTCGAATTCGGGTCGGGAACCGCTCCTGGCGGCACCGGTGTTCTGCTTCAGAACCGGGGCTCCTTCTTTTCACTGGACCCGGCAGCCGTCAACACGCTGGAGCCGCATAAGCGCACCTTCCATACACTGATGCCGGCGATGGCCTGCCGGGACGGCAAGCCCGCCATCCTGTACGGCACGCAGGGCGGCGAGGGACAGCCGCAGACTCAGACGCTCCTGCTGACCAGAATGCTCCATTATGGAATGAATCCCCAGCAGGCGGTCGACGAGCCGCGGTTCGTCTGGGGCAGAACCTGGGGCGAGCCGACCCAGGAGCTGACCGTGGAAGGCAGAGTAGAGGATGAGGTGCTGGAAGAACTTGCGGCAG from Paenibacillus sophorae encodes:
- a CDS encoding chromate transporter, with translation MEWLDLIIGFFIANLLGYGGGPSSIPLMYTEIVPHYHWLTNSEFTNMLALGNALPGPIATKVAAYVGFEIYGWVGAILALLATVLPSAAALIAMIRLLQKYRQSSVVKGMTLLVQPVIAIMMVVLTWQMSKGPLASVGIWQTLIIAAISFWAMERRKIHPALVILAAFIYGGFILRFWV
- the abc-f gene encoding ribosomal protection-like ABC-F family protein, translated to MIIQCQNVQKYHGAQLVLSDISFAVRQGEKVGLIGRNGSGKTTLFRLLSGEEAPDSGQIAIRKGSVVGLLAQIQEGGEDTVYAVLQRSFAEPLAWQRRLRELEREMSGPGADSEARMSALLREYGSLQEKFEAAGGYEIESDIQRVSSGLGIGGEQFERAFSSLSGGEKTKVGLAALLLLRPDVLLLDEPTNHLDMSAIEWLEQFLRDYDGTVVAISHDRYFLDAVVTKIVEIEDGEAITYHTDYTGYQAEKEARLLQQFADYQEQQKKIKKMQESIKRLIEWGNNANPPNPSFHRRAASMQKALDRMVKIKRPILERKAMDLQLEQQDRSGNRVLVLDSVGKRFGQRTLFTEAGGVLRYGETAALIGGNGAGKSTLLRIILGLEQPDEGSCVLGSRTAVGYLAQEAVPEDAGQSVLKYFREQAGMEEGEARGQLARFLFYGSDVFKSVAGLSGGEWTRLRFAVLMHRRPNLLILDEPTNHLDIDSREALEEALEEFPGTVLAVSHDRYFINRCFRSIWALEDGSLSVFPGNYEYFKEKRAEQAAALAAASAGSGVYTIPGKPSSASNMAPPEIKALGAQSGSGSLRSRDARSAEAWESEIAEAEKLLHGIEARMLEPLLSSDAASLANLYAEREALQSRLDALYAAWLDSSGQ
- a CDS encoding PH domain-containing protein; translation: MAFFDGLLGNASQVDLNAARKEYGKILAPGEQIERAYRLIRDMFIFTDKRLILIDKQGMTGKKIAYHSIPYKSITHYSVETAGHFDLDAELCLFVSGSTMPLKKTFNKSVKIYEVQAVLSQYILKP
- a CDS encoding chromate transporter, with translation MNKDYIELGVSMVRTGILGYGGGPSVIPLIRHDAVIRYRWISDEEFGETLALANALPGPIATKMAAYLGYKRAGGLGAFFAVVAHILPSVLAMILLLSAVNYLAGSKVVKGMIAAVSPVIAVMLGVMAYEFAKKAVKGLGIAAGAAFMLLALLLLEVLHVHPAIVIVLFLAYGAVHYRAVANLRRKQERKGGTP
- the ggt gene encoding gamma-glutamyltransferase; the encoded protein is MIKRPVTGTKTMVVSPHYLASAAGARILQKGGNAFDAAVAVSSALAVVYPHMTGLGGDAFWLTYSADEGRVQVYNGSGRSGYGVHRGRYAGEAAIPRRGVRSAVTVPGMADSWDAVLSRYGRLPLAEVLEAAIDYAAGGFPMSPDQHGNTILAGAALSPEAAAIYMPGGRIPRPGEKFVQKELARTLSILASGGRDAFYKGEIAKAICDGMAESGGYLIREDFADHQGSWCDPISTDYHGYTVFQAPPNSQGFAGLMALNILERFNFAGIPHGSYEYYHLLVEAIKASFRDRDAVLTDPEFNEIPLDRLLDKTYAAELAASISPSRAADLASEPTGRDTAYAAVVDAEGNAVSFIQSLYFEFGSGTAPGGTGVLLQNRGSFFSLDPAAVNTLEPHKRTFHTLMPAMACRDGKPAILYGTQGGEGQPQTQTLLLTRMLHYGMNPQQAVDEPRFVWGRTWGEPTQELTVEGRVEDEVLEELAAAGHKVRKVADYDGLAGHAHVISIDDNGYRSGGTDPRCDGAAIGW